In Lusitaniella coriacea LEGE 07157, a genomic segment contains:
- a CDS encoding septal ring lytic transglycosylase RlpA family protein translates to MRPNLSSRLTASVLTTILGTTLALAAEPFKAVAQERAENNAIASQPSEASTTIPSTLQPLEGGEPTVAIPQQTTQVIDRATRVYPHQWGERQAATLYLHNIPVLTFLSSAASNESRDKVANGQTATLVSTTATQEEKNTSVARNIQTSTNPTERAIAVAHRLSDLNQNDFDAREITVGWNGDRAAYIITASGEEIATIDNKTILPDTTRSLTQDALQATNRLRRLLGNAPPLAVGEIATRPEPSRAAQQAAARVVSRQQGMASWYGPGFHGRRSASGERFNQNAMTAAHRTLPFGTFVRVTNKNNGRSVVVRINDRGPFIRGRIIDLSVGAAKEIDMYSSGVAPVQVEVLER, encoded by the coding sequence ATGCGCCCAAACCTTTCAAGTCGTTTAACTGCTTCCGTTCTGACTACTATTTTAGGTACGACGCTGGCACTGGCAGCCGAGCCGTTTAAAGCCGTTGCGCAAGAACGAGCAGAAAACAACGCGATCGCGTCTCAGCCTTCAGAAGCCTCCACCACAATCCCTTCAACGCTTCAACCCCTTGAGGGAGGCGAACCCACCGTTGCCATTCCCCAGCAAACCACCCAAGTTATCGATCGCGCGACGCGGGTTTATCCCCATCAGTGGGGAGAACGCCAAGCTGCAACCCTTTACCTCCACAACATTCCCGTCCTCACCTTCCTCAGTTCTGCGGCATCGAATGAGTCGCGAGACAAAGTGGCTAACGGACAGACCGCAACCCTTGTTAGTACCACAGCAACACAGGAAGAGAAAAACACTTCCGTTGCTCGAAATATTCAAACCAGCACCAACCCTACCGAACGAGCAATTGCGGTGGCGCACCGTCTCAGCGACCTCAACCAAAATGATTTTGATGCTCGCGAAATTACCGTAGGTTGGAATGGCGATCGCGCGGCTTACATTATTACTGCAAGCGGCGAAGAAATTGCCACCATCGACAATAAAACGATCCTTCCTGACACCACTAGAAGTTTGACCCAGGATGCACTGCAAGCCACCAATCGATTAAGGCGATTACTCGGAAACGCCCCGCCTTTAGCCGTCGGAGAAATTGCCACTCGCCCAGAACCCTCTCGCGCCGCACAACAAGCCGCAGCTCGCGTTGTATCGCGACAGCAGGGAATGGCTTCTTGGTACGGGCCGGGATTCCACGGTCGTCGCAGCGCCAGTGGGGAACGGTTCAACCAGAACGCAATGACCGCAGCCCATCGCACGTTACCTTTCGGAACTTTCGTGCGCGTGACCAACAAAAATAACGGACGCTCTGTTGTGGTTCGCATCAATGACCGAGGACCCTTCATTCGCGGACGGATTATTGACCTTTCTGTGGGTGCGGCGAAAGAGATCGATATGTATAGTAGCGGCGTTGCACCCGTTCAGGTTGAGGTTTTAGAGCGATAA
- a CDS encoding DUF6439 family protein, with product MVQSQTHQLDQLSTLELAQALAERLTIAPNDWHRLKANRKAQAAQHAAAALVFLLNDRPQEALIRFQQTTGWLDRSISAPPCPTHGN from the coding sequence ATGGTTCAGTCCCAAACCCATCAACTCGACCAACTGAGTACCCTAGAACTCGCTCAGGCACTCGCAGAACGCTTAACCATCGCCCCCAACGACTGGCACCGTCTCAAAGCCAATCGCAAAGCACAAGCAGCGCAACACGCCGCAGCCGCCCTCGTCTTTCTCCTCAACGACCGACCCCAAGAAGCCCTCATTCGCTTTCAACAAACCACGGGATGGCTTGACCGTTCCATCTCCGCACCACCTTGTCCCACTCACGGAAATTGA
- a CDS encoding efflux RND transporter periplasmic adaptor subunit, which yields MPPENSNVDNADLERAIAEVEQSLFSLKERYAQVQRDKQRKVELQQERSELKAQNRDSSEIKAQLQLIQKELDAIEINLESSLFQWRRLWEPFWQIVRFGGLGVILGWVLKSCAG from the coding sequence ATGCCTCCTGAGAATTCTAACGTCGATAATGCCGATTTAGAGCGCGCGATCGCGGAAGTCGAACAATCGCTCTTCTCTCTCAAAGAACGCTACGCTCAAGTGCAGCGCGACAAACAGCGAAAAGTGGAATTACAGCAAGAACGCAGCGAATTAAAAGCACAAAACCGAGATTCATCGGAAATAAAAGCGCAATTACAGCTCATTCAAAAAGAATTGGACGCGATTGAAATCAACCTAGAAAGCAGTCTTTTTCAGTGGCGCAGGCTCTGGGAACCGTTTTGGCAAATTGTTCGTTTTGGCGGGTTGGGGGTCATTTTGGGGTGGGTGCTGAAGTCTTGCGCGGGGTGA
- a CDS encoding polysaccharide deacetylase family protein gives MAQHHSLIWQRRTLFAIAIAAASFTFGLLIPALKGNSPKTANGIQIKLDLNNQDPDPIQAKSLALSDAKVFQNLVANLERLEQEQKRIYDFSLPQAFQGKTIKSVQVPAERKVIALTFDDGPWPGTTNDILYILKKNNIKATFFFLGRNVQNFPELAKIVVNHGHVLANHTWSHPYRQHSEAAAASEINRTTEIIYKLTGAKSVLFRPPGGYLTNGLATYAAKQNQSVVMWSADSQDYRTSSANMVRNVLRDASPGGIVLMHDGGGDRRKTVNALPVIIDKLKAQGYEFVTVPELMEMQKQPVANR, from the coding sequence TTGGCACAACATCATTCATTGATATGGCAACGCCGGACTCTATTCGCGATCGCGATCGCCGCAGCCAGTTTTACCTTTGGTTTGCTTATACCTGCGCTAAAAGGCAATTCCCCCAAGACCGCAAACGGCATTCAAATTAAGCTCGACTTGAATAACCAAGACCCAGACCCCATTCAAGCCAAATCCCTAGCCTTAAGCGATGCAAAGGTCTTTCAAAACCTTGTGGCTAATCTCGAACGCCTAGAACAAGAACAAAAAAGAATTTATGACTTTTCCTTACCCCAGGCGTTTCAAGGTAAAACCATTAAAAGCGTTCAAGTTCCAGCAGAACGTAAAGTCATTGCCCTAACCTTTGATGATGGTCCTTGGCCGGGAACCACAAATGACATCCTATACATCCTTAAGAAAAATAATATCAAAGCAACCTTTTTCTTCTTAGGTCGGAACGTCCAAAACTTCCCCGAACTCGCCAAAATTGTGGTCAATCACGGTCATGTCCTTGCCAACCACACCTGGAGTCATCCCTATCGCCAACATAGCGAAGCTGCCGCCGCCTCAGAAATCAATCGAACCACAGAAATTATCTACAAACTCACAGGGGCAAAAAGCGTTCTCTTCCGTCCCCCCGGCGGATACCTCACCAATGGACTCGCTACCTACGCTGCCAAGCAAAACCAAAGCGTTGTCATGTGGTCCGCAGACTCCCAAGACTATCGCACATCGAGCGCGAATATGGTTCGGAATGTCCTGCGCGATGCTTCTCCTGGGGGAATTGTCCTGATGCACGATGGCGGTGGGGATCGCAGGAAAACCGTTAATGCACTTCCCGTCATTATTGACAAACTCAAAGCCCAAGGTTATGAGTTTGTCACGGTTCCCGAACTCATGGAAATGCAAAAGCAACCTGTTGCCAATCGGTAA
- a CDS encoding heavy metal translocating P-type ATPase yields MTVSEQRSRDLKKPSPDLETATLDVKGMKCAGCVAAVERQLTQNPGVVSACVNLITEMAVVQYEAQTIDPKTLAEKLTARGFQAEPRSAEGANSPQKTLNKPHSSTGVLAMAAGLLLFSGLGHWQHWGGPVIPVLSNIWVHWGLATLALLIPGREIIFDGMRGLRYGMPNMNTLVGLGTLSAYFASCAALFFPQMGWECFFDEPVMLLGFILLGRTLEGRARSRAIAALEKLIALQPSVAYVIGESTSWEEGGIAIPVEQVREGEWVRVLPGERIPVDGVVVFGQTSVEESMLTGESLPVFKQSGDEVAAGTLNRSGAIAIATTRTGQNTTLARTIALVEEAQTRKAPVQKLADTVAGYFAYGVMAIATLTFLFWNFIGTSLWSQVLHPAMAHGMAVPDTSSVLLSLKLAIAVLAISCPCALGLATPTALLVGTSMGAERGILIKGGDILERVHQLSTIVFDKTGTLTMGCPTVSDCLPVSPFTADELLQKVATAESGTHHPLALAVLAEAKKRNLTLSAASDFFTEPGLGVSAQIEGEQILAGNRAWLTHHGIDVASDGEIAGKTPIYAAINGKFAGIIALEDVVRPDAFATVEKLQKMGLEVVLLTGDREEVARAIARQLKIDRVYAEVRPDKKAEIIQTLQQDSTQVVAMAGDGINDAPALAQADVGISLHGGTDVAIETAGIVLMGNSSTDENIRLFNTVEAIRLSRATVRKIRQNLFWALGYNAIAIPLAAGVLLPSQGISLSPAMAGASMALSSIIVVMNSLLLRREF; encoded by the coding sequence ATGACAGTTTCAGAACAACGATCGCGCGATCTTAAAAAACCTTCTCCCGATCTAGAAACGGCAACGCTGGACGTAAAAGGAATGAAGTGTGCGGGGTGCGTCGCCGCAGTGGAACGCCAATTAACGCAGAATCCCGGCGTGGTGTCGGCTTGCGTTAACCTCATCACGGAAATGGCAGTCGTACAGTACGAAGCGCAAACCATAGACCCGAAAACCCTGGCAGAGAAATTGACCGCGAGAGGCTTTCAAGCGGAACCTCGCAGCGCAGAAGGGGCAAATTCCCCCCAAAAGACTCTCAACAAACCCCACTCCTCCACGGGGGTGCTAGCGATGGCTGCGGGGCTATTGCTTTTTTCCGGGTTGGGACATTGGCAGCATTGGGGAGGCCCGGTCATCCCGGTGTTGAGCAATATTTGGGTTCATTGGGGACTGGCAACCCTGGCATTACTGATTCCCGGACGGGAAATTATTTTTGATGGGATGCGCGGTTTGCGCTACGGAATGCCCAACATGAATACCCTGGTGGGGTTGGGAACCCTCAGCGCCTATTTTGCCAGTTGTGCGGCGTTGTTCTTCCCGCAGATGGGGTGGGAGTGCTTTTTTGACGAACCCGTGATGTTGTTGGGTTTTATCTTGTTAGGGCGCACGTTGGAGGGGAGAGCGCGATCGCGCGCGATCGCGGCATTGGAAAAACTCATCGCCCTACAACCCTCCGTTGCCTACGTAATCGGCGAATCTACTTCCTGGGAAGAGGGGGGGATCGCAATTCCCGTGGAACAGGTGCGAGAAGGGGAATGGGTGCGTGTCCTTCCGGGGGAACGCATTCCCGTAGATGGCGTGGTGGTGTTCGGACAAACGTCTGTTGAGGAATCGATGCTTACTGGGGAATCCCTTCCGGTTTTCAAACAATCGGGGGATGAAGTTGCAGCGGGAACCCTCAATCGTTCGGGCGCGATCGCGATCGCCACGACTCGCACGGGTCAAAACACCACCCTGGCTAGAACCATCGCCCTCGTAGAAGAAGCCCAAACCCGCAAAGCCCCCGTTCAAAAACTCGCCGATACTGTCGCGGGATATTTTGCCTACGGCGTGATGGCAATCGCCACCCTCACCTTCCTATTTTGGAATTTCATCGGTACATCTTTGTGGTCGCAGGTTCTGCACCCCGCAATGGCTCACGGAATGGCGGTTCCAGACACCTCCTCCGTCCTTCTCAGTTTAAAACTCGCGATCGCGGTTTTGGCAATTTCCTGTCCCTGCGCCCTCGGTTTAGCCACTCCCACAGCCCTTCTTGTGGGAACCAGCATGGGAGCGGAACGGGGGATTTTGATTAAAGGGGGCGATATCCTAGAGCGCGTTCATCAGTTGAGTACAATCGTTTTTGATAAAACCGGAACCCTCACGATGGGCTGTCCCACAGTTTCCGACTGTTTGCCCGTTTCTCCCTTCACCGCAGACGAACTCTTGCAAAAGGTGGCAACCGCCGAAAGCGGAACCCATCACCCTTTAGCCCTCGCCGTTCTCGCAGAAGCAAAAAAACGCAACCTTACCCTTTCCGCCGCCTCCGACTTCTTCACCGAACCGGGTTTGGGGGTATCGGCACAGATTGAGGGAGAGCAAATCTTAGCGGGAAATCGAGCCTGGTTGACGCACCACGGGATTGATGTGGCAAGTGATGGAGAAATTGCGGGGAAAACGCCGATTTACGCGGCAATAAACGGCAAATTTGCGGGAATTATCGCTCTTGAGGATGTCGTGCGCCCCGATGCTTTTGCCACAGTCGAGAAATTGCAGAAGATGGGATTAGAGGTGGTTTTATTAACCGGAGATCGCGAAGAAGTTGCCCGCGCGATCGCGCGACAGCTTAAAATCGATCGCGTCTACGCAGAAGTTCGTCCCGATAAAAAAGCAGAAATTATTCAAACCCTCCAACAGGATTCAACCCAAGTCGTGGCAATGGCAGGGGACGGGATCAACGACGCACCCGCCCTAGCCCAAGCAGATGTGGGAATTTCCCTCCACGGCGGCACGGATGTGGCGATTGAAACCGCCGGGATTGTTTTGATGGGAAACTCTAGCACAGATGAGAATATTCGCCTCTTCAATACCGTTGAAGCGATTCGCCTCAGTCGGGCAACGGTGCGTAAAATTCGTCAAAATCTCTTTTGGGCTTTGGGGTATAACGCGATCGCGATTCCCCTTGCAGCAGGTGTACTGCTCCCCAGTCAAGGCATTTCACTCAGTCCCGCAATGGCAGGGGCATCGATGGCACTGAGTTCGATTATTGTGGTGATGAATTCTCTCCTTTTACGCCGCGAATTTTAA
- a CDS encoding bifunctional pantoate--beta-alanine ligase/(d)CMP kinase, translated as MRLFKTIAGLQAELRQYWHEQSIGFVPTMGALHEGHLSLMRRAIAENEIVVVSIFINPLQFAPNEDLENYPRSREQDAQLCEELGVRVLFAPSPETMGIARAQTTIIPPPEMTSGLCSSRREGHFQGVATIVTKLFNLVRPTRAYFGEKDAQQLAIIRRLVADLNIPVEIRPCPTVREASGLACSSRNQYLTPEQEENATVLFRSLEAARGSFQKGERNAQTLMTAAKTELQTVPEIELEYLELVDPQTLIPLNSIETSGLLAIAARVGTTRLIDNIQLRDREPIVAIDGPAGAGKSTVTRLVAEALGFLYLDTGAMYRAIAWLVLEKKIALDDEPAIAECLESTTLTLRRTNSTPPLQVSIDNTDVTQAIRTPQVTANVSAVAKLSAVRQVLLKQQQQWGEKGGIVAEGRDIGTHVFPNAELKIFLTASAQERARRRLQDLAHQGETQIDLEQMEKEIQHRDYIDSTRKIAPLCKAPDAIELVTDGLSIEEVTQAILKLYARHCTTF; from the coding sequence GTGCGACTCTTTAAAACGATTGCCGGATTGCAGGCGGAATTAAGACAGTATTGGCACGAGCAAAGTATTGGTTTTGTGCCGACGATGGGGGCGTTGCACGAAGGACATTTGAGTTTGATGCGGCGCGCGATCGCGGAAAATGAGATCGTGGTTGTGAGTATCTTTATCAATCCCCTGCAATTTGCTCCCAACGAAGACTTAGAAAATTATCCGCGATCGCGCGAACAAGACGCTCAATTGTGCGAAGAATTAGGGGTTCGAGTTCTTTTTGCTCCGTCTCCAGAGACAATGGGGATCGCTCGCGCACAAACTACTATTATTCCGCCTCCTGAAATGACATCCGGTTTGTGCAGTTCCCGAAGAGAGGGACACTTCCAAGGCGTTGCAACCATTGTCACAAAACTATTTAATCTCGTTCGACCCACCAGAGCGTATTTTGGCGAAAAAGATGCCCAGCAACTCGCGATTATTCGCCGTTTGGTCGCAGATTTGAATATTCCCGTGGAAATTCGCCCCTGTCCGACTGTGCGGGAAGCGTCGGGTTTAGCCTGTAGTTCTCGCAATCAATACTTAACCCCGGAACAAGAAGAAAATGCCACGGTTTTATTTCGCAGTTTGGAGGCGGCAAGGGGATCGTTCCAAAAGGGCGAACGGAACGCTCAAACTTTAATGACTGCGGCAAAAACCGAATTGCAAACCGTTCCGGAAATTGAGTTAGAATACCTCGAACTGGTCGATCCCCAAACCTTAATTCCCCTGAATTCTATTGAAACATCGGGATTGCTCGCGATCGCGGCGCGAGTGGGAACAACGCGACTGATCGATAATATCCAACTGCGCGATCGCGAACCGATCGTTGCCATAGATGGCCCTGCGGGGGCGGGAAAGTCCACCGTAACCCGTTTGGTCGCCGAAGCCTTGGGATTTCTTTACCTCGATACAGGAGCCATGTATCGCGCGATCGCGTGGCTGGTTTTAGAAAAAAAAATTGCCCTCGACGACGAACCCGCGATCGCGGAATGCCTCGAATCCACCACCCTCACCCTGCGTCGCACAAACTCAACCCCTCCCCTACAAGTCTCGATCGATAACACCGATGTCACCCAAGCGATTCGGACACCCCAAGTCACCGCCAACGTCTCCGCCGTTGCGAAATTATCCGCCGTACGCCAAGTCCTCCTCAAACAACAACAACAGTGGGGAGAAAAAGGCGGAATCGTAGCCGAAGGACGCGATATCGGCACCCATGTTTTTCCCAACGCAGAACTTAAAATTTTTCTCACCGCTTCAGCCCAAGAACGCGCCCGCCGACGACTCCAAGACCTAGCCCATCAAGGAGAAACTCAAATCGATCTCGAACAAATGGAAAAAGAAATTCAACACCGAGATTACATAGACAGCACCCGTAAAATTGCACCTCTGTGTAAAGCCCCCGATGCCATAGAACTCGTGACCGATGGGTTGAGCATTGAAGAAGTCACCCAAGCCATTCTCAAGCTGTATGCTCGGCATTGCACGACATTTTAA
- a CDS encoding pentapeptide repeat-containing protein: protein MKLWKSIWKVCNTKIQIPWTDAVEGGVEAGQNVIELAQALSENKDAKALAPLIGRIDSLLDVLDSPLLEVAGAGLPFIAMGTKLLKFIVEETQQEPTLEMGIALVAQAAYLESLRHFLRDNDAVREKLENTPASKAIAKQIKRLGEKLELNGQEIQFDDKDARKTLICFHDSPLAKIFNPILAARLHESGLTETEAKRISERISRSTHRYMKEALAEVRDDVPRLAALYGEGWLRDLEQYSSLDNYLEDNIAKKPQEKVFDEEFSFQDVYVPLEVKPVDKDEPAQNIEEWAQTTLLDERKQGRVLFIQGGPGRGKSVFCRMFADWVRRELHPIYTPILIRLRDITAFENDFDRTLSAAIGTDFVKDSGCLTDRNTRFLFLLDGFDELLLERGANKDLRDFIQQVEKFQQNCAENLERQHRVLITGRPFALFGIEHLMPANLERMGIILMGEEIQNQWLEKWQTVVASDAVEAATKTQQFRGFLENEHRPEAVKTLAQEPLLLYLLAAMHRDGEINAGMFAAASQGEAKVLIYQKALDWVLNKQRENNLNQKLTSLKLEDLRTVLVETGLCVTQSGREWTRISTLKERLTKLGDEKIAKKFEKICNQSQDDALTNALAAFYLKSTSKNENCVEFVHKSFGEFLCAERMIKSFRDWVAIETYRRSSTEYRIQNQALEWQIYDLFGYGALTVEIVEYIRALLEQQDKSDKEEEKFDVVALFDRLHDFYLLWCAGEFIEQTAETLPQKKARQLQAQDIERGQREVDIYTGLNVLILLLELHRYGQERETLKEKLAFYPCGQEDSENFDRTRLLRIIGYSQCLGAYSFREFLGKFLRGAYLSGANLRGANLRDTDLIRTDLSGADLSGAYLSSANLIRADLIRTDLRGADLIGANLSGANLSGANLIRADLIRTDFIRADLIRTDLSGTDLSGAYLSGAYLSGADLSGTNLIGANLIGTDLSSANLIRADLSDLKWDSDTRWAHSRGLHEAKNVPNELAQEPNFAAAVALNQGVSFVQQGDVDAALAAYQEAQNLDPNLEISARFWNALCWFGSLHNRAPDVLFAGDKAVELEPDYWRYRESRGLARASTGDISGAIEDFQATLDSGSFDDSEKEQQQRQGWLDALRAGDNPFTPEVLAALREKR from the coding sequence ATGAAGCTGTGGAAAAGCATCTGGAAAGTTTGCAATACAAAAATTCAAATTCCCTGGACAGATGCGGTTGAAGGTGGAGTCGAAGCCGGACAAAACGTTATCGAACTGGCACAAGCCTTAAGCGAAAACAAAGATGCCAAAGCCCTAGCTCCCCTCATCGGGCGTATTGACTCGCTTCTCGACGTGCTAGACTCCCCCTTGCTAGAAGTTGCAGGCGCGGGACTCCCCTTTATTGCGATGGGGACAAAGTTGCTGAAATTTATTGTTGAGGAAACCCAGCAGGAACCGACCCTAGAAATGGGCATTGCGCTGGTTGCTCAAGCGGCATATTTAGAGAGTTTGCGTCATTTTTTGCGAGATAATGATGCAGTTCGGGAGAAATTGGAAAATACCCCGGCATCAAAAGCAATTGCCAAACAAATCAAGCGCTTGGGGGAAAAGCTGGAACTGAACGGTCAAGAAATCCAGTTTGATGATAAAGACGCACGAAAGACCCTTATTTGCTTTCACGATTCCCCCCTCGCCAAGATTTTCAACCCCATTCTCGCCGCGCGTTTGCACGAGTCGGGATTGACGGAAACCGAAGCGAAACGGATTAGCGAACGCATTTCCCGCAGTACCCATCGTTATATGAAAGAAGCCTTAGCGGAAGTTCGGGACGATGTACCGCGTTTGGCTGCGCTGTACGGGGAAGGGTGGTTGCGAGATTTAGAACAGTACAGCAGTTTGGACAATTACTTAGAAGACAATATCGCCAAAAAACCCCAGGAAAAAGTATTCGATGAAGAATTTTCTTTCCAGGATGTTTACGTTCCCCTGGAAGTGAAACCCGTCGATAAAGACGAACCCGCGCAGAATATCGAAGAATGGGCGCAAACCACCCTGTTAGACGAGAGGAAGCAGGGACGGGTACTCTTCATTCAAGGGGGCCCTGGACGTGGGAAAAGCGTATTTTGTCGGATGTTTGCCGATTGGGTACGGCGAGAATTGCACCCCATTTACACGCCGATTTTGATTCGCCTGCGGGACATCACCGCCTTTGAAAACGATTTTGACCGCACCCTCAGCGCAGCGATTGGAACGGATTTTGTTAAGGATAGCGGCTGTCTGACAGACCGCAATACGCGCTTTCTCTTTCTGCTGGATGGCTTTGACGAATTGCTATTGGAACGGGGTGCAAATAAAGATTTGCGGGACTTTATTCAGCAAGTGGAAAAGTTTCAGCAAAATTGCGCGGAAAATCTAGAACGCCAACATCGCGTATTAATTACGGGTAGACCCTTCGCCCTGTTTGGCATCGAACACTTGATGCCCGCGAACTTGGAACGGATGGGAATTATCCTGATGGGGGAGGAGATTCAAAACCAGTGGTTGGAAAAATGGCAAACTGTTGTTGCTAGCGATGCGGTGGAAGCAGCGACCAAAACCCAGCAATTTCGAGGATTTTTAGAGAACGAACATCGTCCCGAAGCCGTAAAAACCTTAGCACAAGAACCCCTCTTGCTTTACCTGCTGGCGGCGATGCACCGGGACGGCGAGATTAATGCAGGAATGTTCGCTGCGGCGAGTCAGGGTGAGGCGAAAGTCCTGATTTATCAAAAAGCCTTGGATTGGGTGCTGAATAAGCAGCGAGAGAACAACCTGAACCAAAAACTCACCAGCCTAAAACTGGAAGATTTACGGACAGTCCTCGTTGAGACAGGATTATGCGTTACGCAGTCAGGTCGTGAATGGACGCGAATTTCTACGCTAAAAGAACGCTTAACGAAACTTGGTGATGAAAAGATCGCAAAGAAATTTGAAAAAATCTGTAATCAGTCCCAGGATGATGCGCTAACAAATGCACTCGCTGCTTTTTATCTAAAATCCACATCGAAGAACGAGAATTGCGTGGAGTTTGTCCACAAGAGCTTTGGCGAATTTCTCTGTGCGGAACGGATGATAAAAAGTTTTAGAGATTGGGTAGCAATAGAAACCTATCGACGCAGCAGCACAGAATATCGTATTCAAAACCAAGCGTTAGAATGGCAAATTTATGACTTGTTTGGCTACGGCGCGTTAACGGTGGAAATTGTTGAATATATACGGGCGCTGCTGGAACAACAGGACAAATCGGACAAAGAAGAAGAAAAATTTGATGTGGTAGCGTTATTTGACCGCCTGCACGATTTTTACCTTCTGTGGTGTGCGGGGGAATTTATTGAGCAGACAGCAGAAACTTTACCCCAAAAAAAGGCGCGACAGTTGCAAGCACAGGACATCGAACGCGGACAGCGCGAGGTGGATATTTACACCGGGTTGAATGTTTTGATTTTGCTGTTGGAACTGCATCGCTACGGGCAGGAACGGGAGACGTTGAAGGAGAAGCTAGCATTTTATCCTTGCGGTCAAGAGGATAGTGAAAATTTTGATAGAACACGCTTACTACGGATTATTGGTTACAGTCAATGCTTAGGCGCTTATTCCTTCCGAGAATTTTTGGGTAAGTTTCTCAGAGGCGCATACCTCAGTGGTGCAAACCTCAGAGGCGCAAATCTCCGAGACACAGACCTTATTCGCACAGACCTCAGTGGCGCAGACCTCAGTGGCGCATACCTCAGTAGTGCAAACCTTATTCGCGCAGACCTCATTCGCACAGACCTCAGAGGCGCAGACCTCATTGGCGCAAACCTCAGTGGCGCAAACCTCAGTGGCGCAAACCTTATTCGCGCAGACCTCATTCGCACAGACTTTATTCGCGCAGACCTCATTCGCACAGACCTCAGTGGCACAGACCTCAGTGGCGCATACCTCAGTGGCGCATACCTCAGTGGCGCAGACCTCAGTGGCACAAACCTCATTGGCGCAAACCTCATTGGCACAGATCTCAGTAGCGCAAACCTTATTCGCGCAGACCTCAGCGATCTAAAATGGGATAGCGATACCCGATGGGCGCATAGTCGGGGATTGCACGAAGCCAAGAACGTACCTAACGAACTCGCCCAAGAACCAAACTTTGCAGCGGCTGTCGCATTGAATCAAGGAGTCAGTTTTGTTCAGCAAGGCGATGTCGATGCCGCTTTAGCCGCTTACCAGGAAGCGCAAAACCTCGACCCTAATCTCGAAATTTCTGCTCGTTTTTGGAACGCACTATGCTGGTTTGGTAGTTTGCACAATCGTGCGCCGGATGTCCTCTTTGCTGGGGACAAAGCCGTTGAATTGGAACCCGATTATTGGAGATATCGAGAGTCGCGCGGACTCGCTAGGGCATCAACGGGGGATATTTCCGGTGCAATCGAAGATTTCCAAGCTACGCTGGATAGTGGATCTTTTGACGATTCAGAAAAAGAACAACAACAACGGCAAGGCTGGCTAGATGCCCTCCGCGCGGGGGACAATCCGTTTACGCCAGAGGTGTTAGCGGCATTACGTGAAA
- the hemC gene encoding hydroxymethylbilane synthase, giving the protein MTSNVSSPARTIRIASRKSQLALVQTYWVQEQLQKHFPERQFDVETMSTKGDKILDVALSKIGDKGLFTKELELGMINKTADLAVHSLKDLPTKLPDGLVLGCVTERINPADALVVHAKHKDKQIDTLPEGAVIGTSSLRRLAQLRYHFPHFEFKDVRGNLNTRLAKLDDGGYDALILAVAGLERLGMRDRVQQTIPSEISLHAVGQGALGIECRADDTEVLELLSALEHKPTKYRALAEREFLRELEGGCQVPIGANTTIEGETLTFTGMVASLDGQRLIRDTVSGNVSTAEALGRDLADRLKGQGAQEILAEIFAQIERS; this is encoded by the coding sequence ATGACCTCCAACGTTTCCAGTCCTGCCCGAACCATCCGCATCGCCTCGCGCAAAAGCCAACTCGCGCTGGTTCAAACTTATTGGGTGCAAGAACAACTACAAAAGCATTTCCCCGAACGCCAATTTGATGTCGAAACCATGAGTACCAAAGGGGATAAAATCCTCGATGTGGCGCTTTCCAAAATTGGGGATAAAGGGCTATTTACGAAAGAGTTGGAATTGGGAATGATTAATAAAACTGCTGATTTAGCGGTGCATTCCCTCAAAGACTTGCCCACAAAACTGCCGGATGGATTGGTTCTTGGCTGCGTGACCGAACGGATTAACCCGGCGGATGCGTTGGTGGTTCACGCGAAACATAAAGACAAGCAAATCGATACGCTTCCCGAAGGTGCGGTTATTGGAACCTCATCTCTGCGTAGACTGGCGCAACTGCGCTACCATTTCCCGCACTTTGAATTTAAAGATGTTCGGGGGAACCTCAATACCCGATTGGCAAAATTGGATGATGGGGGTTACGATGCCTTGATTTTAGCCGTCGCTGGGCTAGAACGGTTGGGAATGCGCGATCGCGTGCAACAGACTATTCCGAGTGAAATCTCTCTCCACGCAGTCGGACAAGGGGCATTGGGCATCGAGTGTCGCGCAGACGATACGGAGGTTTTAGAACTCCTTTCCGCCCTCGAACACAAACCCACCAAGTATCGCGCCCTAGCAGAACGAGAATTTCTCCGGGAACTCGAAGGCGGTTGCCAAGTTCCCATTGGCGCGAACACGACCATTGAAGGCGAAACCCTGACCTTCACGGGAATGGTTGCCAGTTTGGACGGTCAGCGACTGATTCGAGACACCGTAAGCGGTAATGTTAGCACCGCAGAAGCATTAGGTCGCGATTTAGCAGACCGCCTCAAAGGGCAAGGCGCACAGGAAATTCTTGCGGAGATTTTTGCTCAAATTGAAAGAAGTTGA